AGTAGAAGATGGTCTTCTCGAAGGGATCAGTTCGCCCTTCACACGAAAAAACGGCAAATGGCACTTGAAAAACATGGGAAGCACAGCAGAAAGGAACGGACGGGGGGTTCCGCAAATGCAGCGCTTGACAGCGTTCTGCATCTAGACACGAAACGTTGCGTCGACGCAGGCTTTTACGCGGTGAAACCGTCCACCACATCCTGGCGGCTCAGACCCCTGCGGAAAAACGACTCTCCCTTGGAGACTGTTCAACTCCGCTGCCGAATTCACACAGATCCGGAGACATGCCGCCGCGCTGTGAAAAGTCGCAGCCTCTTGGATACATGCACACTGCTGCGTGCGCAAGAGACACGGGAGCAAGAGAGCCCTGTCTTCACTACACCCTCGGCCTGCCAAACACCGGAAAAAAAGGTGGAAAGCCATTTTTTGAGGCAGAGACGACTCATGTAACTCCTGTGACGTGTCGGTATTTGACGACGAGCACTGGTCGAGGCACCGAAGGGTCCTTTTCTTGACCCGACAGCGCGTTTGAATCGAAAGGAATGCCCCTGCGAGAGGCAGATATGATTGGTTTCTCGTAAATAAAGCGGTCTGCAGCATATTACTGGGGTTTATCGCCTGCTCCAGCTCACGCCTTTCCCGAAATGAACCCAATGCGGAATTTCGTCAAGGCCACAGGGGCCTCCATCTTGAACAAGCCTTCCGCCAGGTCGCCCTTCGCTCGGAGCTGCTTGTCaccgtcgcgcgccgagccgcCATCGCGACTCTTTGCAACTTGCCCGGCTTGTCTGAAGAATAGCGCATCAGAGTCCGTTGCTACGGGGCTCTCCACTAGCTTCTTCAACCCCCCTAGCCACAGAGCTTCCTTCCCCGGCGGCGAATTTTTCAGCGCCCCCTCACTAgcaagcggcaggcgccttcctcttAGCGTTTCCTCGCCGCTCAGCTCTGAAAAGCAGAgtgagagaggaaggcgaaaagcGTCCCGCCGATGTGCCGCGTGCGCATCCAGTGGCCGTGAGGCTGCTGTCTCTGGCTTCTCACGTTCGGCGCTCGAGACGAAGGGCGCAGGCAGCACCCTTAGGCAAACCTCTACAGGCCACTGCCGGTTTTTTGCGACTACCTCTGCGACGACGAGCAAAGACACGGACAAGTCTGAGCCCAGGGCGATCCTCACGCCCAAACTAGTTCTACAGAGAGACCCGCGACGTGCACGACGCTTCCCCCAAACTCTTGTTGAGGGTAGGGCtgagagagcgacagagtACGCACACCTGCCCCCCGGATGCCTGGAACCGCTTTTTCCACCCTCAACACCCGCAGGGTTCCGGTTGCCGTGGTCTCACATCGCTTCGCAGACCGTCGGACTCGCCGTGCCGACATATGAGTGACTCTGCTGCTCGTGTCGCCCCTATCTCCTGTTTTAGACTCGAACAAGAGGGATGTGCGGCGAAGCGTCGCGGGAAACCCTCTCCGCCCCCGCTGCTCATCTTTCCTTTCTGATCATGGAGTGATGGATGCCGCTTTGTGCATTTTCCCCAGCCTGAAGATTCTGTTAAGACGAGACGCCGCGTTTGCTCTGTGGAGCTACACACCGGCATTCACGTGCTCGGCGTGGCGTCTGGtggccgcgtctccgcgaaCGGCGTGACGGCTCCATGGCGACAGAAGGGTCGCCTCTTTAATGATCCTCTGGGGGGGCCTTTCTGCGTCATTCTCAAGGCTCGCCACGCCCTCTCTTTGGACTGAATGCATGCAGGTCAGTACGCTGTCCTCCCTGCTCAGCCGATTCCTGACTCGATTCCTCGCCCACCGTACGCCAGGCGGTTCAACGCGAGCGCAGCAAGCCACCtggacgcggcggacgagccTGGAGAGATTCAGACCCctgaggcgctggcgaagaTCCGCGCGGCCGCTACCGTCGCAGCGAATGCACTGAAACTCGGCCTCGAAGCTGCCAAAGAAGGTAGGGCCGTCTCCTGGACAGCGTTGTCTTAATGTGTGGGGAAACAAGACAGTTTTTCTCAGCCTGATGTTTTTCCGCTTCAGAGTATGATCTGCGCagcaagaagagaagaggcccTGACCAGTGCCCTGGGCGGAGGTCCGAGCAGCTGTCTGTgctcctgcggccgccgcactATTTTGCGGTTGCAAAGTCTGAGACTTGAAGGGGCCTGCGGCACAGCTGGTGCCTGTCACCgtcaggcgcagcgcgtgcaAGGGGTGCAGGTCCGACCCTGCTTCTGAGCTTGTGCTGCATGTGAGCCGCATGCCGGCCGCAAGGGAGGGGCGGCTGTTTCAAGGGGAATGCTTCCCACAGGAATGggtgcgcgtctgcgtgtgcggaGGCCTcagggcgaggacgcagcgcaTCCTCGGTGTGTGCTGTATGCCCTTTTACGCGCAGGCGTAACGACGGAGGACCTCGATAAGATCGTGCATGAGTACATTGTCAGTGTGGGGGCCTACCCCGCGGCGGTGAACTTCCACAACTTCCCAAAGGcggtctgcgcgtctgtcaACGAAGGTGAGACAACGCAGGAAATTGGCAGCTACGGTCAACGACTGATCGACGCCCTTCACTGGCTGCTCTCTGAgacgctgcgcgtgcgtgcgcttctcgcctcggcggagcCTCCACTCCGTGCCACCTCTCGACTCGAAcggcccgcgacgcctctcTGCTCCGTCCGGGAGATAACTGGGGATGTCCCCCCGCGACTTCACTTTCTGCCACGTATGTAGGCTACTTGCGACGTGTAGAAGAGTGTCTCTGGCCCCGTGGAGCCCACTCGGCATGCGTCCTGAATATACGCTCTCTGCAGTGTGAAAACACCGTCGCGActcctctctgctttcaCTAGCGTTTTAGTCGCCTCGTGAATGCCTGCAAGCCGTACGTTTGGTGCGTCGTGTGGCCCTGACGGCGCAGCGGTCTGCCACGGGATTCCGGATCTGCGTCCTCTACAAGATGGCGACATCGTCACGTTGGACTGCACTGCCTACGTCGACGGATTTTTCGGTGAGACGCTGGCACGGACAGCCCAGGCACATGCGGCTCCATCCTACTGCCTTGCCTCTGCGGACAGCTGTCacagcgcgcagaggcgctcgggCTATGAAAGGCGCTCCAATCGGACGACCTACGTATTCGAGCCGGCTGCAGCGAACTGGCGGGCCTCGGAGGAGCACGACTGGAGTGGAGGATGCAGCAGTCTAGCGGCTCGACTGGCTCGCGGATGCGTACACGCCGTATGCATCTGTGAGTTGCTGGCAGTGACTCACTAATTCGGGCTTTCGCTGTGgatctctctcttctcaggCGACTGCGCGGGCACTGCCATGGTCGGCAATGTGAGCCCGGTCCACCGCGACCTGGTCGAGACGACAAAGGTacgtccgccgcgtctctgctgttGTCTTTGTTgcttcgcctgtctctgccaGCATCGCGCAGCGCACCATTGATGACTCTCAGGCAAAGACAATCGGATGGTCGCCTCACCCATGTCTCGATGCAACCACGAGATGCCTCCATGTCTTGGGTGATCTAGGGCCCCTGAGGTCTGAGAGGAACACCCAGAGTCGTCCGTGCAGTTCACTTCCACCTTCACCGCACTCAACGGCTGCTTTCGAAAGCATGGTTTTAGGAGGGACAACGGTATATCGGAGACAAGCGGGCGTGCGTCGGTCCTCACATCGACTTTACTTCAAGCTGTCAGGCTTTTTCTGCAGGGGCGGTTGCGTTCGTCTCTTGCTGAACCGGTTGAAACTGCCTGCGGCTCTAGGGTCGCCGTCCTCGACAGATAACGCTGCCCTGATGCGTTTTGTGTTGCCGTACCGGTTGGCGTCACACCGTGTCAGCCACCCCGCATTATGACAGGTACAGAGGAGGCAGGTGAAGATGTACGGAAGACGTACTCTGCGCCGTTTGTGTGTTTGCGTGCTTCAGGAGTGCCTTAATGAAGCGATCGAGTTCATCAAACCCGGCGTGCCCATCAAGGAGGTTGGCCGCATCGTGTCGTAAGTGGAGAAAAAAAGTAATGTTTGCGTGGGAGAATATACGCGTACATGTGGATGCGGGAGCCGCTGCGGTGACAACGCTACTCGTCTGGGGGAGCCTGCTGAACTGAAGGGTGATTTCTGTTTTTTACCGGCGTGTGCGCGCTTCCTCGTATTCCGCAACGAGTGTGACTGGATAGCAGGCCTTTGATGTAGATCGGCAGCGACTGCTCGCCCGTCGCGTTGAGGGGCGTAGTTCGTGATGGTTTCCATATGTATGTCAGAGAGCTTCACTATGACCATGTTGCTGCGCTCATACCGTTctcaggcgctgcagcgtaCCGCATTCTCTTGCGCCGCGATGGCAGGTGCTAGTGCGTTGCTTACGGCCTAAGTGGCACGCACGTGATGTGTCCCGTCTATTTCGTATCAGTTCGAATCGGATGCCGCGCGTCGACTGTTTGACTGGGCACTGAATTCTACGCTTTCTATTGTTACACCGCGGTATGTATTTGGGCTTCTTAGCTGTTTGGGATACGCAAACTGCGAGCCAAAAAACAGATTCGCTACGTGAGGCACTTCCCATGGTGACATGTCTATGTGTGCAGGCAACACGCAAAGCAGAAGGGTTTTTCCGTAGTCCTCGAGTTCTGCGGCCACTTCATCGGAAGAAAAATGCATCTTCCCCCGCTGATTTCCCACGTCTACCGTCAGTCGCCGATTCCTGGGGGCTGCGATTCCTCTTGCGCAGTAGTGCACAATACTCTCCTTTTGAGCTTAGCGGAGTTGAGTGAATGCTTACATCCCTCATATCTCCATTTTCAgattagggtt
The Besnoitia besnoiti strain Bb-Ger1 chromosome VIII, whole genome shotgun sequence genome window above contains:
- a CDS encoding putative methionine aminopeptidase, type i (encoded by transcript BESB_083890), which gives rise to MRNFVKATGASILNKPSARSPFARSCLSPSRAEPPSRLFATCPACLKNSASESVATGLSTSFFNPPSHRASFPGGEFFSAPSLASGRRLPLSVSSPLSSEKQSERGRRKASRRCAACASSGREAAVSGFSRSALETKGAGSTLRQTSTGHCRFFATTSATTSKDTDKSEPRAILTPKLVLQRDPRRARRFPQTLVEGQYAVLPAQPIPDSIPRPPYARRFNASAASHLDAADEPGEIQTPEALAKIRAAATVAANALKLGLEAAKEGVTTEDLDKIVHEYIVSVGAYPAAVNFHNFPKAVCASVNEAVCHGIPDLRPLQDGDIVTLDCTAYVDGFFGDCAGTAMVGNVSPVHRDLVETTKECLNEAIEFIKPGVPIKEVGRIVSQHAKQKGFSVVLEFCGHFIGRKMHLPPLISHVYPNDTEGIFRVGQTFTIEPILCEGSPALYTWKDGWTIVTQDCSRAAQFEHTILMTPEGAEILTKPTI